Proteins from one Odocoileus virginianus isolate 20LAN1187 ecotype Illinois chromosome 29, Ovbor_1.2, whole genome shotgun sequence genomic window:
- the FGF5 gene encoding fibroblast growth factor 5 — protein sequence MSLSFLLLLFLSHLILSAWAQGEKRLAPKGQPGPAATERNPGGASSSRSSSSTASSSSSPASSSSAASRGGPGSGLEQSSFQWSPSGRRTGSLYCRVGIGFHLQIYPDGKVNGSHEANMLSILEIFAVSQGIVGIRGVFSNKFLAMSKKGKLHASAKFTDDCKFRERFQENSYNTYASAIHRTEKTGREWYVALNKRGKAKRGCSPRVKPQHISTHFLPRFKQSEQPELSFTVTVPEKKKPPNPVKPKVPLSAPRRSPNTVKYRLKFRFG from the exons ATGAGCttgtccttcctcctcctcctcttcctcagccACCTGATCCTCAGCGCCTGGGCTCAAGGGGAGAAGCGCCTCGCACCCAAAGGGCAGCCCGGACCGGCTGCCACCGAGAGGAACCCGGGAGGCGCCAGCAGCAGCCGGAGCAGCAGTAGCACCGcgtcttcctcttcttcccctgcctcctcctcctccgcggcTTCTCGGGGCGGCCCAGGAAGCGGCTTGGAGCAGAGCAGCTTCCAGTGGAGCCCCTCGGGGCGCCGGACCGGCAGCCTCTACTGCAGAGTGGGCATCGGTTTCCATCTGCAGATCTACCCGGATGGCAAAGTCAATGGCTCCCACGAAGCCAATATGTTAA gtattttggaaatatttgctGTGTCTCAGGGGATTGTAGGAATACGAGGAGTTTTCAGCAACAAATTTTTAGCGAtgtcaaaaaaaggaaaactccatgcAAGT gcCAAATTTACAGATGACTGCAAGTTCAGGGAGCGATTTCAAGAAAACAGCTATAATACCTATGCCTCCGCGATACACAGAACTGAAAAGACGGGGCGGGAGTGGTACGTGGCCCTGAACAAGCGGGGGAAGGCTAAACGGGGCTGCAGCCCCCGGGTTAAACCTCAGCACATCTCTACCCACTTTCTGCCAAGATTCAAGCAATCGGAGCAGCCGGAACTTTCTTTCACAGTTACTGTTCCCGAAAAGAAAAAACCACCTAATCCCGTCAAGCCAAAGGTTCCCCTTTCTGCACCTCGGAGAAGTCCTAACACGGTGAAATACAGACTCAAGTTTCGCTTTGGTTAA